The genomic window gggacagacctggcctattaattagtagatttcagtttttgtgcgtgccaaacggaagagtggatgtgtggggacggctaaggccaaaatcatttggttagtggtatgagatgtgtagtggaagggaagggtgaaaattttctgaaaactacaaggcgcaaaaggggccTTCTGGGTGGGGTGAAAACCACTTTGACGGCgatgaaacctagcgggcatgcacatactggatgaaactttgtaacgcctttgaagtgactttccgggcaacacaccactggcgtgtgttaagtgtctagctaacacggcaacatagaaatcatgacttgtgggaaaaagctggacaacctctgcagagtgtaaaatctgatatatcagtcgtgctcacagttatgagagacttggatcctcacatgattagctaaatgggtttggtttggttcggttggtttgggaacctgatgtgggattcaggtggttgggaaatATGTGGAGATATTTCTAGGAATTGGAAGTCTAGagatgattcacctagttaaataggatgcttttataactcttcgttagcatagttggtatttatgcaaatttaacctgttatagcttgttcctttattcaagcttgcatatcatttattttcttataCTTgcagagtacgatatgtactcacacttgctatttccatctaAATGTCCTTCAAGCATTGCTCGAAATGAAGGAGAACCGGACTACTatgtcgatgaagatgaagattgctaggctggtggacccctGGTCAAtttcctgtggaagatgggagcttcgctgtaTTTAGCTTGTGTGCTTTAgtttaagactttgaggtctatctattttgtttaagttaaacgttgtaataatggcactatgtgtgatacactgatgaagtcgctgcatgtatgaaacttgatcctggcgtacatgtggtttacatctggttctgtccctttataaaaccaggtgtgacattGCAGAACATAACCCTAGAGGTTCCATGATTTTACATTTTCATTATATTGCCATATGGTTTTGATAATCTGTATAAGTCCACTTTTCATATGAATCATCGTTCTGTACCTTGTTTCTAAATTGGGCCGTAACCAACAAAGAAGGAGAGGTCGAGGTGTAACCATcaatgaaaaacttgcaaagcTAGGGCAAGGGGGATACCACTAGACATTCACTTTGCTCAATAGTTCGGCAAAGTGTGTGGTAGGCatcactactgcaaaaaggcATAAGCGTGTCGGTTGAAAAATGGCTTCAGTGCtggtttttcaaccggcactcttcactcagcactgatactcgactagtatcagtgtcggttgacCATTCGGCATAATAACTcaacatcactgccagttcgaaccacgaaccggtagtgattagTGGTTCGGGagccaaaaaaggaaaagagccaGCTCGGTTCCCGGTAGTGTAGGCGCTCTCCACCGTTGTGCTAGCTCTGACCACACCGCTGCCGGCGCTCTCCATCGCCACGCTCGactcatctcaaacacaagaacacaatcaaatcgactcatctcaaacacaagaacacaatcaaatcgactcatctcaaacacaataacacatctcaaacacaacacaatcaaatcgactcatctctcATCCATATACACGCGCACGAACACAACCCCTGCAGCACACACATGAACATGGACAAGATCTTTTACAGCACACACACCCACGAACACAAAGCCCATGCCAACACCAccgccgagcccgagccccAGCACGCCCATGCCCACGCCACCACCGAGCGGCTGCTGATGTTGGTACGCGGCGCCGAGCCCCAGCACACCCATGCCCATGACGCCGTTGTGCCACCAAGCCCAAGCAGCCGGATCCACCTCCACATCCGTGCCGCCAAGCCAAGCCCAAGCCCGATGCAGCGCCGATGACCGACGACCCGACCTTTTTGTCCTCCTCTAACGCGTGCTCCAGTCGTCCCCAAACTCTGGATAGGCCAGCACCATGGGGGATCTTGGGTCGCGGCTGCGCCATGGGGGATCTTGGACGAATCGGATGAGGGAGAGAGGCCGGCagtgggaggggaggaggccagtggggaggggctggtggtgggaggaagtatgagaaagaggagagattgagagagagaggctagTGGGGAACAAGAGTTCAAGAGACTACTGGACTTGAGCCGATAAAAATATCTAGATGAGCCGGACTTCATTGAGCGAAAATCACATTGGAACAAAATTTCGGATCCAcagagactatcagtgccggttgtaacTAAAACGAGCACTGATAGTTGGAGCCGGACGTTTGGTCGAGCCAAAATTAGGATGGATCAAAATTTCAGGTCCAGatgaactatcagtgccggttccgtATCAGTGCTGATTCATGTTACAAACTaacactgatgtatcagtgccgatttgtaacacgaaccagcactgatacagactatcagtgttggtttttaGTGGCTCCATCACTATTCAAGCGCAGGACGTTAAGAAcccactgatacatcttcaatGGTGGTTCCTGTACAATCGGCACTATTGTGCCGCTACTTTtgaccagttctgtagtagtgcatgcTAGTGTATTCAAAAGTGAGGTCACTGTTTGTATCAGGCAAGAGGCTCCTCTTAGGGTCATGAAGTGGAAAGACATGGGCAATGCCTTCCCCGGAGCCATAGCTGCAATATGGAATTTCCTGAGGGTCGGTACTTTCTTCAGTCACATTATTCTTTATGgatcttttttttccttggttGGTCTAATAAATTACTTTTATGATCCTGGATAAATTTCCCGAGGTTTATATGGACGACTATGCACATGTGATGGCACAAGTTGAGCGCCAGTACAATGTGTGATGCCACAGGTTGTACAAGACCTACTGCACAACAGAGCAACGTCCATATGATGTTGCGCCGGAAGACTGGCAATGGTTGGTTGACAACCTATGGAGCaatgagaagttcatgtacataTTAAGttgttcatctaaagcaattGATTAAGCATTCACATTTCACTATTCTTTCACAGAAAAGGAGTAGACAGAACTCCCAAAACAGAGCACAACAAGAGATGAAGTCACTCATTGAAACGAAGTCTATAGTTCAAATAGCATATGATCTGGTTAGATTACTACTCATTGCTTGCATGTAACTGTTGTCAACCAAATTTTTAATATGTTTCCTTTTAGTATTGAAAAATTTACTTGATGTGCTCATCACATAATTGTAGAGAGACCCGGCGACAGGAGAGTGGCCTAGTGCTATGGATGTCTGGAGGGCAATCTACCAAAAGGCCGATGGAACATGGTCTATTCAGAATGGTGAAGAAATACTGgtacaacattttttttttaactctacttttGTGCAGGAAGATTTCGGTTTGGTACTTACCCTTTACATTCCATTATGTGCAGAACAATCTTCATGCGGTAGCTGAAATAGATCAAGAAAAGATCCCGGCTGCTCCGGTGCCATTAGTTGAGCCCTTTGCATTAGTACTTGGtaggaaaaaaaaacccaactCACATGGTGTTGGTGTAGCTGCAGTAAACCAAGGAGCTCAAGAAAGGTACAGACTTCATGCCCAAGCTGAGACTGCTCGGCAGCATGCTGATAATGCACAACAACATGCTGCTGCTTTGGAACGACAAGTCCAAAGGCTGACTCAAGCAAATATGCAATTACCTGATGAGCTGGAGTCTCAACGTGAGGAGCTGGCCTCTCAAAGGAGGACTTTTGAAGCATAGAATGTAGACATGGAGCGCTTGGTGGACCAGAAACTTGAGGAGAGGATGAACTCATATTTTGCACCAATGGCTACTGCTGGTCATGTTTCTTTTTCTCGAGGCTCCACACATCCACCAGCCAACCAAGTAAGATGACCACGATaagtattatttattatttgttgaTCACTGCAGTATTCAAATCAGTAACATGGAATttgtaattttaaaaatttgtagGATGTCACAAATTTAGAAGAATCGACGTCGAGGAGTAAAACTATGAAGTTTGGTTCATTTAAGAGAGCATCCTGGAGTCAGCAGCATTTCCCTTCATTGGTggatttagttttttttttaatcaggtTCCCAATACCCAGCCTTCTTTGGAGTCTTCTACGGGGAAAATATGCAGGACGGGAGGCTCGAACCCCTCATCGGCTCCCTCCCACCTTAGAGTTTTGCCACTGAACCAGAGGCTCGTTCGCATTGGTGGATTTAGTTATCACTTAGAGTTAGTTTTTTGGAATAGAGTTAAGTTATGTTTTAGGGATTCGCTTTACTTTAGGTGTGGTGCTCTGTAACTGAGCGCATTgttttctttcattcaaacaTGGATGCTCAACAAAGTTCTAGGAACTCCTATTAGATTAGGTGCAGTGCTCGATGTGTGAGCACAATGCTATCTTTCATTCAACAAAGTGTGTTCAGCAATGAATATTTAATATATTATTCATTTGTTATTCAccttctaattaattattatatttCTACGCTTTCACATTTTTGCATTGGTTTGTCACCGAAACACAATTTTTTGCGCCAACAATTCTATCACACGTATAACGTATATCATTTTCCATTGGAGAAAAGCTACAGTGATAAAAGCTAGTTATCACTACTAATTTTTTTGACACT from Phragmites australis chromosome 14, lpPhrAust1.1, whole genome shotgun sequence includes these protein-coding regions:
- the LOC133890294 gene encoding uncharacterized protein LOC133890294; the protein is MKSLIETKSIVQIAYDLRDPATGEWPSAMDVWRAIYQKADGTWSIQNGEEILNNLHAVAEIDQEKIPAAPVPLVEPFALVLGRKKKPNSHGVGVAAVNQGAQERYRLHAQAETARQHADNAQQHAAALERQVQRLTQANMQLPDELESQREELASQRRTFEA